ACTTGTCACCGAGGGATTATTCCAGAGACGTCCGTTGATAAAAGTACTGTTCAACATACCTCTGCTCGTTATGACGGTCGGTATCTCCGGAATAGTCTACAGGTCATTCGGCAGCCTCACTTCGATTGATTCTCCGCTTTTCCTGATACCCCTTTTCACAGCGGGAATCGTTTATTACCTGTTCAACACATGGTCGGTCAGCCTGATTATTTCGCTGACCAGCAAGAGGAATCCTGTGACTGTGTGGAGACAGAACTACATGTGGAATTTCTTCCATATCCTGGCCTTTTTCCCAGTGGCGGCAGTCATCGCGCTACTCTACAGCAAGGCGGGAGTCTGGACGATAGCACTCTTCATCATACCGTTGTTCCTGGCGCGATATTCCTTTCAGCTCTATCTGGATATGCGTGAGACGCATATCAACACGATCGCCGCGCTCACTTCCGCTATCGATGCTTCCGATCCGTTCACTCACGGCCATTCGTTCAGGGTGTCGAGATACGCGCTTCGCATAGCGAGGGAGATGGGGCAGTCGTCGAAAGAAATGGAGAAGCTCGAATATGCGGCACTGCTGCATGATATCGGCAAGATATCGGTTCAGAACGATATCCTTCTCAAGGTCGGCCCATTGACCGATGACGAGTGGAAAGCTCTCAGGGCGCATCCTGATATCGGGGCCGACATAGTCGAACAGCTCAAGTTTCTCAAGGAAGCCGGCAATGTAATACGCTCGCATCATGAGAGACCGGACGGCACAGGATATCCGAGGGGCCTGACCGAGGATAAGATCCCGATGGCCGCCCACATCCTCCAGGTAGTAGACGCGTTTGACGCGATGACATCTGACAGGCCTTACAGGAAGGCCCTGCCGATCGAGAGAGTGATAGAGGAACTGGAGACGTACAATGGCACACAGTTCCATCGAAGGGTCACTGAGATCCTCTTGGACCTTTACCGCAAGGGTGAATTTCCTCTGATCGTAGAAGCCGACGCGACCACCGAGATATACAACTCCCTCGCAGAGCACGTCCAGCTCTGAAAACTCATTTTCCTTCTGGATTCAAAGGTGATTTAGGTTTATTATTCCGCGTATAGGTTGTCCAGGCGTGTTGGGTATGGCTGTCTTTTCGGGAAGGATCTGGATCTTGAGTTCAAAATACAGCGAATCGGGTGTCGATATTGATGCCGCGGGAAAAGCCATGAAAGGCATCGGCAGAATGGTCAAGGCGACCTGGGGTAAGGAAGTACTCTCGGAAATAGGGAATTTCGGGGGATTATTTGCTCTTCCTGCCGGATACACCGAACCCGTACTCGTGTCCAGTGCCGATGGAGTGGGAACGAAGCTCAAGCTGGCCTTCATGACCGGACGACACAATACTGTCGGTGAGGACCTCGTGAACCATTGCGTCAACGACATCCTTGTTCAGGGCGCAGAACCCATGTTTTTTCTCGATTATTTCGGGTGTGGCCGGCTCGAACCTGGAATAGTAGAAGCAGTAGTGGAAGGGTTGGCGAGAGGTTGTGAAAACAACGGCTGCGCGCTGATCGGTGGGGAGACGGCTGAGATGCCGGGATTCTACAAAGAAGGTGAATACGATATTGCCGGGTGCATTGTCGGAATAATCGAAAAAGAGAAAGTGATAGACGGAAAGAAGATCAGGCCGGGCGATTCGGTCTGGGCATTCCCCTCAAGCGGGTTGCATACT
The window above is part of the Candidatus Latescibacterota bacterium genome. Proteins encoded here:
- the purM gene encoding phosphoribosylformylglycinamidine cyclo-ligase → MSSKYSESGVDIDAAGKAMKGIGRMVKATWGKEVLSEIGNFGGLFALPAGYTEPVLVSSADGVGTKLKLAFMTGRHNTVGEDLVNHCVNDILVQGAEPMFFLDYFGCGRLEPGIVEAVVEGLARGCENNGCALIGGETAEMPGFYKEGEYDIAGCIVGIIEKEKVIDGKKIRPGDSVWAFPSSGLHTNGYSLARKIVFEDENLGVQDEIPGTDGIVADLLLQVHRSYLPEIRSMRAIVDIRGLAHITGGGLIDNIPRVLPEGCSVRIDRSSWNVPPLFEYFREKGGVSDREMHRVFNMGVGMVAILPSADDILVKTGDYRWKPFKIGEITEGPGDVALA
- a CDS encoding HD-GYP domain-containing protein; amino-acid sequence: MDSKESGIGFKLFYTAFIIAGFAFLAYFVRELPTDRWRDILLFLILIIIADSVQISLPKGGASIYASSPIDLAGIVLFGPAVMAVIEAVATLVTEGLFQRRPLIKVLFNIPLLVMTVGISGIVYRSFGSLTSIDSPLFLIPLFTAGIVYYLFNTWSVSLIISLTSKRNPVTVWRQNYMWNFFHILAFFPVAAVIALLYSKAGVWTIALFIIPLFLARYSFQLYLDMRETHINTIAALTSAIDASDPFTHGHSFRVSRYALRIAREMGQSSKEMEKLEYAALLHDIGKISVQNDILLKVGPLTDDEWKALRAHPDIGADIVEQLKFLKEAGNVIRSHHERPDGTGYPRGLTEDKIPMAAHILQVVDAFDAMTSDRPYRKALPIERVIEELETYNGTQFHRRVTEILLDLYRKGEFPLIVEADATTEIYNSLAEHVQL